ATTGGCCTCTTCAGCTTTGGTGgagttcccctcccccagctgcttTTTGTTCTGCGTTTCTTCCAAATACTGCTGGACAGCCTTGAGCACGGCGTTCTCCACCAGCCTTTTACTGAGCCTGACCAGTTCAGCATCCTCAGGCTCCCCTCGGTCCTTCTCACCTACATTCCACAAGAGAAGAGAGGTCACTGAGCTCATATTGCCATAGCAACGAGGCCACTGGGGCCCAGCTAGTTCAGCTAGTTAAAAGAGCAAGTGTCCTTCACTCTGGCAAATGGGATCTATAAATCCAACAAGAGTGGGTTGCCTTTTCCTATGACATTTGTCCAAGTATGAGCCtgcctattgctgaagacagtcCATTAGGCATGCCCTTGCCTGTGGCCTTCCCATTTCTACAAGGCTTTTCATGCTCCTCTCTCGCCCAAGGCTAATTAATGGCTGCCATTCAGCTACTTCTGGCCCACACCTGAGGTCTCAGGCACATGAATTCACCAAGAAGATCCGGATCTGCTGCTCCCTCGCCACTTCTAAT
This genomic window from Chionomys nivalis chromosome 2, mChiNiv1.1, whole genome shotgun sequence contains:
- the Akap7 gene encoding A-kinase anchoring protein 7 isoform X5; this translates as MGQLCCFPFARDEGKICEKDRGEPEDAELVRLSKRLVENAVLKAVQQYLEETQNKKQLGEGNSTKAEEANQNGKGSDNNRK
- the Akap7 gene encoding A-kinase anchoring protein 7 isoform X4, whose amino-acid sequence is MGQLCCFPFARDEGKICELGSPSSAVLQRYSKDRPNGLSGEKDRGEPEDAELVRLSKRLVENAVLKAVQQYLEETQNKKQLGEGNSTKAEEANQNGKGSDNNRK